AAATAAAACGTAACATAGTATAGTATGAAAAATCCTATTCCTACAGGTATAATCATCCAACCTTTATCTGATAAACTCAGGTTTAATATATAATCAATGATGCTTCCTCCCCAAGAAAAACCTTCCCGAACGTGTAGGTAATACAATACCATTCCTGCTAAACCTGTGTATACAGAATGTATAAAGTATAAAAATGGTGAAGTGAATAGGAATGTAAATTCAATAGGTTCGGTGATACCAGCGACGATTGCTGTGAAACTACCAGAGCCCATTAGTGCTTTAGTATTTTGTTTGTTGAATTTTGCAGCTTTTGAAATAGCTAAAGCAATTGCAGGTATACCAAACATGATAGAGACAAAGTAGCCACTTAAGAAATAACCAGCAGTAGGATCACCATTTAAGAATCTCGTGACTTCACCATGCACGACTTCTCCTCCTGATGTTTTATAATCACCTAAACCAAAGTAAATGTAAGTGTTTAAAACATGATGTAATCCGAATGGAAGTAGGAATCTATTTAAGAATCCATTGATAAATACACCTAAGCCGCCTAATGTCACAAGCGATTGAGCTAACCAGTCAATAGTGGATTGAGCAAATGGCCAAATTAGAAAACTTAAACCCGTTACTGGTATCATGACGATGATAATTATAGTGATAGGGAAGTTCTCACCAGAAAAGAATGAAAATACTTTCGGTAATTCAGTATCTTTGAACTTATTGTAAACCCAGGCAGCTAATAAACCGGATATAAGACCACCAAATACACTCATATTTAAATCAGAATCAAGTATCTTCAATCCTTCTTTAAGTATGGAAATGGCAATAAATCCTGTTAGAGCAGGTATACCTCGATCTTTAGTTTTTGATAATCCCATTGCTATCCCGATTGCTATAAGAATATCGATATTATTAAAAATTGCTCCAGATGCTTGGAATAGTTTCCAATTCAATAAATCTTCAGAACTCAGTCTAAAAAGTATCCCAGCGGCAGGTAATGCAACAATTGGAATCAGCATGGATTTACCAAGCTTTTGTAAGAATCTCATCATAACAAATGTCCCCCTTTGACATTACAATTCAGAATAATTGATTAAAGATATCCCATTTGCGGTAGTAAATGTTTTTATTGCATGATCACTTGTTAGAAAAGCTAATTCTTCAATTCTTGGCATAACAAAAGATGAATGATCTCTTAAAAATTTATCTATATATGCTGGATGACACATTATTTCTATTGCTTCATAAGCTTTATATTTCTCTTTGATATTTTCTATAGAATTTAATATGTTTTCAGGATGATACTCAAAATAATCGACCATCTTATATTCAGGATAATCATTTTTATCACCTAAATTGTTTCTAATAGGCAATTGATATTCGGATGCTAATTTTAAAAATACGGGCTTAACCATCTCTAAGTTATTAACATGATGATGACTATCTAAGTGAGTAGGTATTAACTGAGTTGATAAAAATTTTTCGATTTGTGCTTTCCATTCAAAATATAGTTCATCAACATCGATGTAAAACTTCCCATCATAATGTGATAGACTTCTAAAATTACCGTCGCTATCAGCTAGGCTATATGAATTCTTACTTAATGGTTTTCCACAAGTTAAAGTAAGGTGAATACCAATACCTAATCCTGGATTTTCTTTAGCTAAATGAATAGCATGTGTGAATCCGGGCATGTTTGTTAAACAAGTTGTAGAGGTAAGTATTCCATTTTTGTAAGCATCGATTATTCCGTAATTCACGCCATTTGAATACCCGAAATCATCTGCATTTATGATCACTTTCATAGTTTACCCTCCAATTATGTTAAATCTGGCCAATAGTCCTTATTAGCATCGATTAAATCACTTAACACATCCTTAGCTTTATTTGTATCGATGACTGTTCTATTTAAAACAAGCGCTTGTAATAGTTTGTTATAGTCATTTTCAAGATAAGCTTCTACTACTAATTTTTCATAAGCATATTGATTCTCTAATAAGCCCTTATAAAAAGTAGAAACCTCACCAACTATAAATGGCTGAGGACCATTTATACCAAGTAGGGCAGGAACTTCTACAAGAGCATTGCTCGGTAGATTAGGAATAATCCCTTCATTTCTTGTTAGTATAATAAATCTTTCGTTTAGGTGATGCACAAGAGAAGCGGCGATTCGAATCATATATGTGCCATGAATATCACCAGAAATATCAACGTCGTGTGTATTGTTTTGATTGATGATCTTATCGCAATCATTAAAAACGTCAGTTTCACGACCATTAATCACTTGTCTCGCTCGAGTATTGTTTACTGATTCTTTTTGAGATAGATCATTAGGATACAGGTAATACTGTAGATAGGTGTTCGGTAAATATTCATCAAAATCTTGTATCATCTGTTTAGCTTGTTTAAAGGTAGATTGCCACGAAGCATCGTTCGCAATTAACTTATCAGTAGGTTTAAAGTCGTTATATTTTATAAAATGTTTGAGTTCATCTGTATAATCATGACCTTGTTTGTTTTGAATTTTTGTAAACCAACCAAAATGATTTAATCCGAAATAATCTGCTTCTAAATTCCAAATATCCTCATCTAAAATATCTGCATAACTTTTCATAATTGCTATTGGCATATCACATATATTTAATAATCGAGTATCATCTGGAAATACCATATCTAAGGCGAGTCCAACAATTGCAGCGGGATTTGTATAATTTAATATCCAAGCATTCCTATTTTCTGAACGGATGTCTTTAACAAGTTGTATCATATCGGGTATTGATCGCAATCCATAAGACATCCCGCCAGCCCCACATGTTTCTTGTCCAACTAAACCGTGTTTCAATGGAATTTGTTCATCTAATTCTCTCATTTGTAAACCACCCGTTCTTATTTGAACGAATATGATATCTGCATCTTTAAAAGCAATGGATTTATTAGTAGTATATTCAAATTCTTCTAATGAAGGATAATGCTCTTTTAATAATATTGATGCGGCTTTACCAACCTTTTCTTGACGTGCTTCATTTGTATCATACAAAGTTATTTTCTTAAGTGGTAAAGCGTTGGATTCTTCAATCAAGCTCATTAATATACCTAAAGTATAGGTACTTCCGCCACCAACTATTGTTAATTTACTCTTTTTCATTATTTTGTAACCTCCCTTTTTGCTTGTATTATACAATATGTATCTTATAATTCAATACAAATATAATACAAATTTTAGATGTGTATGCTTTTTGATTTAGTAGTGATAGAATAAAATGTGAAAGTGAGGGGTTTTTATGGCTGAAAATAAAATGCCTTTATACCAAGAAATTATGAAAAATATTCAAGATTTTATAAAAAATGAAGGACTTGAACATGGAGACGTTATACCAACTGAAATGATTTTGGCTGAGAAATATAACGTAAGTAGAGTAACGATTAGAAAAGCAATTTCGAAATTAATAGAGAAAGATATTTTATATAGTATTAAAGGAAGTGGAACCTATGTAGCGTTTCCTAAATTTGAACATAATTTATTTAAGTTACAAGGATTTACTGAAGAGATGCAGCCATTTCACAATTCTATAAAAAATGAAGTTACAGAATTTAGCCTTATATCACCAGATGAGCAGCTTCAAGAAATTCTTAATATTAGTGAAGATAAGAAAGTATATAACATTAAACGAGTAAGAAAATTATATGATGAAGCTTTGATCATAGAAAATGCATATATTCCTTTTGAATTATTCCCAGATTTATCTATTGAAGCCATGACAAAATCGAAATATGGTTATCTTAAGGAAAAGGGGTATTCAATTAAAAAGAGAGTAGAAGAGTTTATACCTAAACTACCAAATAAAGAAACGATTGATACGTTTAACATTGAACCGAATACACCATTATTAGAACTGAAAGCATATTCGATATTGAATAATGATGAAATATTTGAATACTCAGAGGTACTTTATCATCCTAAAAAATATAAATTTAAATTAGAACTATCTAGATAGAAGGAGAGAGGTATTTTGATTATAAGAGATAAACGTGATGAAGATATTGAGTCGCTTGCCAAAATTCATTATGAGTCATGGTTAACAACGTACAAAGGAATCATACTTGAGAGTTATTTATCTAAATTAACGCTGGAATCTTATATAGAAAAACATCAAATATTTAATGCGCCTTGTATAGTAGCTGAAGTAGATGGTCAAGTTGTCGGATTTTTAATGTATAAAGAGGACCATGATATAAAATGTGGGGAAATTATGGTGATATATTTATTAAAGGCGTTTCAAAATAAGGGGATAGGCACACAATTAATGTTGGAAGTAGAAAGTCGTTTGAAACTAGAAAATGACCAACTGTCCTTATGGGTAATTGAAGATAATATTCCTTCTGTAAAGTTCTATGAGAAGCTAGGCTATAGAAAAGATGGCGAATATGAGTTTGCAGATTATGGAAATGTTTTACGTGAAACGCGGATGATTAAAAAATTATAATTTAAGATTTTGATTAGTGTAATTTAAAGATTATTAAATGCATTTTTTGTGAATGTAAAACACTTTATTAAAATAACTTTAAAAAAATCAATAAAATATGATTACTATAATTATACTAGGGTAAGTTATCAAGAAAGGAGGAATGAACTATGAGTAATATAACAGATTCTTTTTTAAGTGCTTTAGATAGTGTCATTGGTTTCATACCAAACTTAATCAGTGCGATAATTCTTTTAATCGTTGCTTGGTTAATAGCAGTAATCGTTAAAACAATCATTGTTAAGGGGTTAAAAGCAATTGGTTTAGATAAATGGTTAGCGAAGAAGGGTCTTACAGACTCAGAAAGTGGTAAGTCAGGTTCTGAAGGTTTAATTCAAACATTTGGTAAACTTGCTTATTTCCTAATCTTCCTACTATTCTTGCCGTCAGTATTTGATGCATTAAAAATGCCATCAGTTTCAGCTCCAATTAAGAATATGATGAATAGTGTATTAGACTTCTTACCAAAAATTATTGTTGCAGTAGTAATATTAGTTATTGGTCTATTCATTGCGAAAGTGCTTGGAACATTAGTTAAAAATCTATTAACTAATTTAAATGTAAGTAAATACAATCACTATGTTAATTTTGGTGATAATAAAGAAAGTGTCGACATCCCTTCAGCTGCAGGTTGGATAATCACAACAATTATTGGATTATTCTTTGTAGTAGAAGCGTTGAACACAGTGAATTTACAAGTATTAAATACAATTGGTGAAGCAATTATTGGTTACTTACCACTTGTAATCTCAGCAGCAATCATTTTACTAATTGGTTTCATTGGTGGTAATTTATTATCTAAATTAATCAAGAAATCAACTGGTAACGGATTTGTTTCTGAAATTGTAAAATATTTAGTGATTATCGTGTCAGTATTTATGACATTAGATCAATTAAACTTTGCTCAAAGTATTGTTAATGTAGCATTCTTACTTATCCTAGGTGCAGTTGCAGTAGCATTTGCAATTTCATTTGGTATCGGTGGTAAATCATTTGCTGAAAAAACATTATCAAAAATAGAGCGTAAAGCTGATTCAGATAAATAATTATCGAATTAGGAAAGAACTTCATTAGACAACTGTCTAATGAAGTTCTTTTATTTATTATAGAAGTGAAAGGGATCGGTGCGAATGAGATATCGTGCGATTAGGTATCAATCGCACGAAGACTCATTCACAAAAATATAAATTCAAAAAACAAGCGAGACAATGTAAATTCTGTCTCGCTTGTGCATATTACATATTAAATTGTTACAACACCCATAAGTATTGCAATAACTAGCATGAGAATTGAGAATCCCCAAACCCAGAAGAATGCATATTTAATGTATTTCCCCATATTTATTTCTGCTAGTCCGACTGCTAACCAAACGGCTGGTGCGAATGGACTAACGAATGTACCTATAACGTTACCAATCATTAATGCAAATGCTGTTGATTGAGATGGTACACCGAATTGACTTGCAGTAGATTCTACTATTGGTAGAATTGCAAAGTAATAGGCATCTGTACTTGTTAATAAATCTAAAGGTACACCTAATACTCCAATGATGATGTGTAAATACGGACCGACAACGGTAGGTAATACTGTAATAAGTGATAAAGCGATAGATTCTAACATGCCGGTTTCATTTAATATTCCAAGGAATACACCAGCTGCAATAATAACAGCTGCCATCATTAAAGCATTGGGTGCATGTGCACGTATACGTTCCATTTGTTCATCTACATCTCTAAAGTTCAATGGTAATGCAATTGCAACACCAAGCATGAATGCAAATTCAGGTGGTACGATATCCAGAAGCATCATTGTTACAATGATTGCAGTAAGTAATAAATTCAACCACAATATGTACGTATGTTTTGTTGCTTCTCCTTTGATAGCCGCATTTTCTTCTTGATCTTTTTCATAGTTAGCAATGATTTCTTTCATATCAACTTTAACAAAATCTTGATCTGGAAAAGCTTTCGCTATACGCTTTTTCTCTCTAAACCCTAAATATATTGAAAAAAGTATGGCGCATACAATACCAACCAATTGAATTGGAATAACTTGATACCAAAGATCGTTGATATTTTCGACTTTTAGTACTGAAGCGGTTCTTGCCATTGGGCCACCCCAAGGAACCATGTTGATAATTGCTGCGCTTAATGCAAGTAATAATACTAGTAGATATGGGCTCATTTTTAATGCCCGGTATAATGGAAGTAAAGCAGGAATCGCTAATAGGAAAGTGGTTGCACCTGCACCATCTAATTGGGCAAATGTACCTATAATGGTTGTTACAATAGCAACAATAATGATATTACCTCTAGTTAATTTAATCATGCTTCTTACAAATGGTCTAAATAAGCCACTGTCCGAGATAATGCCGAAGTAAATAATCGCAAATATAAACATGATTGCAACGTTAAATACTTGATCAATACCCGACTCGACATATTTTCGAATATCCCCAAATCCGTGTCCAATCGCAAGTGCGCCAATTACAGGAATCAATATCATTCCTACAATAGGACTAATCTTTTTCATAATAAGCATTGCGACGATTGAAACGATGATGACTAGTCCTACAATCGTTAGTAAAGTGTTTGGTTCTTCCATCCTTCATCCCCCTTTTAATGTAAGTGCTTACATTAATTCTTAAATTAAAAAGCTTTCTAAAACACATCAAAGTGTAATAGAAAGCTTTTGTTTATTATATCATTTGAATTTAAACAATAATATAGAAAATCTAAAATAAACTGAATATTTTAACTATCAATTTCAAATCCTAAATCTTCTATCATTGCATAATCTAATTGATTAGGTTGACCACCTGTTATTAAATAATCACCTACAAAAATCGAATTGGCAACCATAAGTGACATTGATTGAAGACTCTTCAAATTAACTTCGCGACCACCAGCTATACGGATTTCTTTAGTAGGGTTAATGAATCGAAACATACATAAAATTCTTAAACATTTCATTGGTGTTAAGTCATCCATACTACCAAATTTTGTTCCTTTTATAGGATGTAAGAAATTAATTGGAATACTGTCAGCGTCTATTTCATTAAGTGTAAATGCCATATCAATGATATCTTCATCCGATTCTCCCATACCACATATCACACCGGAGCAAGGGGAGATGTTCTTTTCCTTCATTATATTAAGTGTATTTACGCGATCATCAAAACTATGTGTTGTTACAACTTCATCGTGATAATTAGCGCTTGTATTAATATTGTGGTTGTAACGATCAACACCACATTGTTTAAGTGATTCTGCTTGTTTTTCATTCGTT
The Mammaliicoccus sp. Dog046 genome window above contains:
- a CDS encoding PTS transporter subunit EIIC, yielding MMRFLQKLGKSMLIPIVALPAAGILFRLSSEDLLNWKLFQASGAIFNNIDILIAIGIAMGLSKTKDRGIPALTGFIAISILKEGLKILDSDLNMSVFGGLISGLLAAWVYNKFKDTELPKVFSFFSGENFPITIIIIVMIPVTGLSFLIWPFAQSTIDWLAQSLVTLGGLGVFINGFLNRFLLPFGLHHVLNTYIYFGLGDYKTSGGEVVHGEVTRFLNGDPTAGYFLSGYFVSIMFGIPAIALAISKAAKFNKQNTKALMGSGSFTAIVAGITEPIEFTFLFTSPFLYFIHSVYTGLAGMVLYYLHVREGFSWGGSIIDYILNLSLSDKGWMIIPVGIGFFILYYVTFYFYITKRHVPIIGQIEETSFDEEREEDEKDLTLSHNQYQYMSKKILENIGTKDNVIEYENCMTRLRLELQDTSLINKDKIIQTGAHGVVIIDKHNAQIVIGPEVTKVYKEFDKLIEDA
- the chbG gene encoding chitin disaccharide deacetylase; translated protein: MKVIINADDFGYSNGVNYGIIDAYKNGILTSTTCLTNMPGFTHAIHLAKENPGLGIGIHLTLTCGKPLSKNSYSLADSDGNFRSLSHYDGKFYIDVDELYFEWKAQIEKFLSTQLIPTHLDSHHHVNNLEMVKPVFLKLASEYQLPIRNNLGDKNDYPEYKMVDYFEYHPENILNSIENIKEKYKAYEAIEIMCHPAYIDKFLRDHSSFVMPRIEELAFLTSDHAIKTFTTANGISLINYSEL
- a CDS encoding 6-phospho-alpha-glucosidase, producing MKKSKLTIVGGGSTYTLGILMSLIEESNALPLKKITLYDTNEARQEKVGKAASILLKEHYPSLEEFEYTTNKSIAFKDADIIFVQIRTGGLQMRELDEQIPLKHGLVGQETCGAGGMSYGLRSIPDMIQLVKDIRSENRNAWILNYTNPAAIVGLALDMVFPDDTRLLNICDMPIAIMKSYADILDEDIWNLEADYFGLNHFGWFTKIQNKQGHDYTDELKHFIKYNDFKPTDKLIANDASWQSTFKQAKQMIQDFDEYLPNTYLQYYLYPNDLSQKESVNNTRARQVINGRETDVFNDCDKIINQNNTHDVDISGDIHGTYMIRIAASLVHHLNERFIILTRNEGIIPNLPSNALVEVPALLGINGPQPFIVGEVSTFYKGLLENQYAYEKLVVEAYLENDYNKLLQALVLNRTVIDTNKAKDVLSDLIDANKDYWPDLT
- a CDS encoding GntR family transcriptional regulator; amino-acid sequence: MAENKMPLYQEIMKNIQDFIKNEGLEHGDVIPTEMILAEKYNVSRVTIRKAISKLIEKDILYSIKGSGTYVAFPKFEHNLFKLQGFTEEMQPFHNSIKNEVTEFSLISPDEQLQEILNISEDKKVYNIKRVRKLYDEALIIENAYIPFELFPDLSIEAMTKSKYGYLKEKGYSIKKRVEEFIPKLPNKETIDTFNIEPNTPLLELKAYSILNNDEIFEYSEVLYHPKKYKFKLELSR
- a CDS encoding GNAT family N-acetyltransferase translates to MIIRDKRDEDIESLAKIHYESWLTTYKGIILESYLSKLTLESYIEKHQIFNAPCIVAEVDGQVVGFLMYKEDHDIKCGEIMVIYLLKAFQNKGIGTQLMLEVESRLKLENDQLSLWVIEDNIPSVKFYEKLGYRKDGEYEFADYGNVLRETRMIKKL
- a CDS encoding mechanosensitive ion channel, producing MSNITDSFLSALDSVIGFIPNLISAIILLIVAWLIAVIVKTIIVKGLKAIGLDKWLAKKGLTDSESGKSGSEGLIQTFGKLAYFLIFLLFLPSVFDALKMPSVSAPIKNMMNSVLDFLPKIIVAVVILVIGLFIAKVLGTLVKNLLTNLNVSKYNHYVNFGDNKESVDIPSAAGWIITTIIGLFFVVEALNTVNLQVLNTIGEAIIGYLPLVISAAIILLIGFIGGNLLSKLIKKSTGNGFVSEIVKYLVIIVSVFMTLDQLNFAQSIVNVAFLLILGAVAVAFAISFGIGGKSFAEKTLSKIERKADSDK
- a CDS encoding citrate:proton symporter, coding for MEEPNTLLTIVGLVIIVSIVAMLIMKKISPIVGMILIPVIGALAIGHGFGDIRKYVESGIDQVFNVAIMFIFAIIYFGIISDSGLFRPFVRSMIKLTRGNIIIVAIVTTIIGTFAQLDGAGATTFLLAIPALLPLYRALKMSPYLLVLLLALSAAIINMVPWGGPMARTASVLKVENINDLWYQVIPIQLVGIVCAILFSIYLGFREKKRIAKAFPDQDFVKVDMKEIIANYEKDQEENAAIKGEATKHTYILWLNLLLTAIIVTMMLLDIVPPEFAFMLGVAIALPLNFRDVDEQMERIRAHAPNALMMAAVIIAAGVFLGILNETGMLESIALSLITVLPTVVGPYLHIIIGVLGVPLDLLTSTDAYYFAILPIVESTASQFGVPSQSTAFALMIGNVIGTFVSPFAPAVWLAVGLAEINMGKYIKYAFFWVWGFSILMLVIAILMGVVTI
- the bioB gene encoding biotin synthase BioB — its product is MRIAKKIINGQNLSFNEALNIYRDHSIDTLTLVNEAYKVRHHYYGKKVKLNMILNAKSGICPENCGYCGQSRDVKIKDQRYALISEEQIIDGAKVASDNQIGTYCIVMSGRGPSDKEVSHITRSVVEIKRHHPQLKICACLGLTNEKQAESLKQCGVDRYNHNINTSANYHDEVVTTHSFDDRVNTLNIMKEKNISPCSGVICGMGESDEDIIDMAFTLNEIDADSIPINFLHPIKGTKFGSMDDLTPMKCLRILCMFRFINPTKEIRIAGGREVNLKSLQSMSLMVANSIFVGDYLITGGQPNQLDYAMIEDLGFEIDS